The sequence ACCGGCGACATCCATTACGCCGGCGCGCCACGGACCGGCGGGGTCTTCGAGTTTTCCGATCACAGCGGCGCCGTCGATCTGCTCCTGCCACGCGGCGCCGGTGGGGATTTTAATCTCTCAACCATCACCGGAGAGATCGTGAACGACTACGCCTCGGTCCGGCCCGCGATTCAGGGGACGGGCCCGGCCCGTTCGCTCCATCTCGAGCTCGGAGGGAATGGAGGGCACGTGACTGTGCGCACCTTCAAAGGCGCCATCCGGCTCCGCCGGCAATAGCGCCTCCGCGCGCCATGTCAGGCTCCTGCGACGAGCCACGCGCCCCACCCGACGAGCAGCGCCCCCACCACGCGCCCGGCGACCGCCCCGCCCGGCACCGTCCGCTCGAGCAGCACGAATGCCGCGATCGCCGCCACCCACGCGAGGTTCATTACCCCCGCCACGAAGAGCAGCGCCATCAGGAGCCAGCAGCAGCCGAGGCACCAGACTCCGTGCCGCGCGCCCATCGCGAGCGCGCCGAAGGCGCCCTCGCGCCACTCGGTCGTGAGGAAGTGCAGCGGAGACCGGCAATGGGTCAGGCACGCCGACTTTAGCGGCGTGAACTGGAAGAGACCGGCCGCGATCAGAATCCCGCCCGCGAGCGCGGGCGCGGCACGGAGCGTGGCCGGCGAGACGAGCGCCGCGCCGTGCAGCGCCCACTCGGCGGTGCCGGCGAGCGCGCTGAAGCCGATCCAGACGAGGAGATAGCCGGCGAGGAGGACCCACGCCGCCACTGCGGGCTCGCCGCGGGTGGCGCGCCGCCGCATCGTGCCGGCGTAGAGCAGCACCAGCGGAGCCGCAGCGGGCGCCATCATCGCCACCATCATGATCGCCCACATGACGATGAGGCTCGCGAGCTCCGCCCCGCCCCACGGCGCCGTGCTCGGCATCGCCATCGCGCCGGGCATTGCCGTCGCGCCGCCGGATGTCATGCCCGCCATGCGCGCGAGCGCGAGCCACGCGAGCGCCGCCAGCGCCGCGACCCCGCCGAGCGCGAGCGCCCGGTCGCGGCGGATCAGCGCGTCAAGGCTGCCTGCCGTCCGCTCCACGTCACTGGTTGGCCCACTTCGTCGGCGCGAAGCAGGCGTAGCGGCCCTCGTGGTGGAACCGGATCCCGTCGTAGTCGACCGACATCGTGCTGGTCGTGCAGATACTGCCGTCATTCCACATGAAGCCGCCCTTGGGGTACACGATGTGGACCTCCTTTTCCTGGCCCGACACCGAGTCCCGGATCGGCGTCTGCACCACCTCGACCGCGCCGGGCACGCGGAAGCTCGACCGGGTGCCGTCCACCTTCATCTCGATCGGCCGGACGACGGGGCCGGTGAACGAAGTTATCGTCGCCGCGAGAGCCTCCCACGGCATGCCCCCGTGCTGGCCCGACATGATCTTGGCGACGGCCTCCACCTGCTCGGGGCGCGCCCGCTCGTCGACGAAGAGGACGACCCGCCCGTTGCCTTCGTGGATCGCCTTCGGGTACAGGCACACCGCCGCCATCCGCACGCCCGCGAGCGGCACCGCGCCGAACTGACCCCCGGTGATCTCGAAGCCGAGCACGAACTCGCAGTTGCCGTGGTCGGGAAATCCACCGAATTGGCAGTTGCAGCCGTGGTTGCAGTTGCAACATTCAATCTGGTTCAGCGTAACGTGATACGG comes from Gemmatimonadales bacterium and encodes:
- a CDS encoding DUF1326 domain-containing protein, which codes for STRARSISGVAFHIERIRTFSSPTTGEGAITMTQATQPTPSSAARTPYHVTLNQIECCNCNHGCNCQFGGFPDHGNCEFVLGFEITGGQFGAVPLAGVRMAAVCLYPKAIHEGNGRVVLFVDERARPEQVEAVAKIMSGQHGGMPWEALAATITSFTGPVVRPIEMKVDGTRSSFRVPGAVEVVQTPIRDSVSGQEKEVHIVYPKGGFMWNDGSICTTSTMSVDYDGIRFHHEGRYACFAPTKWANQ
- a CDS encoding DUF2182 domain-containing protein — translated: MERTAGSLDALIRRDRALALGGVAALAALAWLALARMAGMTSGGATAMPGAMAMPSTAPWGGAELASLIVMWAIMMVAMMAPAAAPLVLLYAGTMRRRATRGEPAVAAWVLLAGYLLVWIGFSALAGTAEWALHGAALVSPATLRAAPALAGGILIAAGLFQFTPLKSACLTHCRSPLHFLTTEWREGAFGALAMGARHGVWCLGCCWLLMALLFVAGVMNLAWVAAIAAFVLLERTVPGGAVAGRVVGALLVGWGAWLVAGA